From a region of the Candidatus Methylomirabilota bacterium genome:
- the rapZ gene encoding RNase adapter RapZ, giving the protein MDERLSFVIITGLSGAGKSYAIKSFEDMGFFCVDNLPTTLIPTFADLIARSGQTIRRVALGVDVREGEYLPHLLDAIRELRTRSHAVEVLFLEAGEEALVRRYHETRRRHPLAADGNVLEGIRAERKAMSNLREIADRIVDTSVLTVHQLKERLVELYGAPKARVGLATSLVSFGFKHGVPFDADLVFDVRFLPNPHFVPALRALDGRDPHVREFIMKDAESQALLEHLKEFLKFLLPRYEREGKAYLTVAVGCTGGRHRSVTLAEELRPFLDALGYAPSVVHRDLERE; this is encoded by the coding sequence ATGGACGAACGGCTCTCGTTCGTCATCATCACCGGACTCAGCGGGGCGGGGAAGAGCTACGCGATCAAGTCGTTCGAGGACATGGGCTTCTTCTGCGTGGACAACCTGCCGACGACGCTGATCCCCACCTTCGCCGACCTCATCGCGCGCTCGGGCCAGACGATCCGGCGGGTCGCCCTCGGCGTGGACGTGCGGGAGGGCGAGTACCTCCCGCACCTGCTCGACGCGATCCGCGAGCTCCGAACGCGCAGCCACGCCGTCGAGGTGCTCTTCCTCGAGGCCGGCGAGGAGGCGCTCGTCCGCCGCTACCACGAGACGCGCCGCCGGCACCCGCTCGCGGCGGACGGGAACGTCCTCGAGGGCATCCGCGCGGAGCGCAAGGCGATGTCGAACCTGCGCGAGATCGCCGACCGGATCGTGGACACCTCCGTGCTCACGGTCCATCAACTCAAGGAGCGCCTCGTCGAGCTGTACGGGGCGCCGAAGGCGCGCGTGGGCCTCGCCACCTCGCTGGTGTCGTTCGGGTTCAAGCACGGCGTGCCCTTCGACGCCGACCTCGTGTTCGACGTCCGCTTCCTGCCGAACCCGCACTTCGTCCCCGCGCTCCGCGCGCTCGACGGACGCGACCCGCACGTGCGGGAGTTCATCATGAAGGACGCCGAGTCGCAGGCGCTGCTGGAGCACCTCAAGGAGTTTCTGAAGTTCCTGCTGCCGCGCTACGAGCGCGAGGGCAAGGCCTACCTCACGGTGGCCGTCGGCTGCACCGGCGGCCGTCACCGGTCGGTCACGCTCGCGGAGGAGCTCAGGCCGTTCCTGGACGCGCTGGGTTACGCGCCGAGCGTGGTGCATCGGGACCTGGAGCGCGAGTAG